From Vigna unguiculata cultivar IT97K-499-35 chromosome 5, ASM411807v1, whole genome shotgun sequence, the proteins below share one genomic window:
- the LOC114184581 gene encoding uncharacterized protein LOC114184581: protein MWILFVDGSSDKRNAGAGIVIEGPGGFTIEHSLQFKFKASNNQAEYEALIAGLKLAKDLGATRLRCNTDSKLVVGQVQGEYQVKDDLLLQYYHKVLEATKEFEEITIHHIPRAENARADRLSKLAEGKEKGQLKTIIRQTLMKPSAGECAAADRAADWIGEVRQLLKKCEAGEEVSPTERRRALRFIVIGEDLYKRGFTALLLKCLSEDEAEYVMNEVHNDICGMHTGQRTMKARILRAGYFWPTMEQDCEAMIRKCEGCQAHGNDVKRAPTELHSLTAPWPFAQWGMDIVGPFPMGRAQKKFILVAVDYFTKWVEVEALANITARQVHSFVWRNIICCFGLPHTIITDNGHQFIDKKLKDFYKQVGIRHVTSSVEHPRPMVRLRP from the coding sequence ATGTGGATTCTCTTTGTCGATGGATCATCGGATAAACGTAATGCTGGAGCAGGGATCGTCATCGAGGGACCGGGCGGTTTCACGATAGAGCACTCCTTACAATTCAAGTTTAAAGCCTCGAATAACCAAGCAGAATATGAAGCACTGATCGCCGGGTTGAAGCTAGCAAAGGACTTGGGAGCGACGAGGTTAAGATGTAACACTGATTCGAAGCTTGTGGTCGGGCAGGTACAGGGAGAGTATCAGGTTAAGGATGACTTGTTGCTCCAGTACTATCATAAAGTGCTCGAAGCCACGAAGGAATTCGAAGAAATCACCATCCATCACATCCCCCGAGCGGAAAATGCCAGAGCCGATAGGCTGTCTAAGCTGGcggaaggaaaagagaaaggcCAGCTGAAAACTATCATCAGACAAACCCTCATGAAGCCTTCCGCAGGAGAGTGCGCTGCAGCAGACCGAGCGGCAGATTGGATAGGAGAGGTGCGACAACTCTTGAAGAAGTGCGAAGCCGGAGAAGAAGTGAGCCCGACGGAGAGGAGACGAGCGCTTCGGTTCATAGTCATTGGAGAAGACCTATACAAGAGAGGATTCACAGCGCTGCTCCTCAAGTGCTTGTCAGAAGACGAAGCCGAGTACGTTATGAACGAGGTCCATAACGACATTTGTGGAATGCACACCGGTCAGAGGACGATGAAAGCGAGGATACTCCGAGCAGGCTATTTTTGGCCGACCATGGAACAGGACTGCGAAGCCATGATACGCAAGTGCGAAGGATGTCAAGCCCATGGAAATGACGTAAAGAGGGCTCCGACCGAGCTACATAGCCTGACAGCCCCGTGGCCGTTCGCTCAATGGGGCATGGACATCGTCGGACCCTTCCCGATGGGCCGAGCACAGAAGAAATTCATACTTGTTGCAGTGGACTATTTCACCAAGTGGGTCGAAGTAGAGGCCCTGGCTAACATCACCGCTCGGCAAGTCCACTCCTTCGTCTGGCGCAACATCATATGCTGCTTCGGCCTCCCTCACACGATCATCACCGACAACGGCCATCAGTTTATCGACAAGAAGCTGAAGGACTTCTATAAGCAAGTGGGGATACGACATGTGACCAGCTCGGTCGAGCATCCTAGACCAATGGTCAGGCTGAGGCCATGA
- the LOC114185424 gene encoding eukaryotic translation initiation factor 2 subunit gamma-like — protein MSRKGLMEQDLSKLDVTKLHPLSPEVISRQATINIGTIGHVAHGKSTVVKAISGVQTVRFKNELERNITIKLGYANAKIYKCEDERCPRPMCYKAYGSGKEDSPMCDVPGFENSKMKLLRHVSFVDCPGHDILMATMLNGAAIMDGALLLIAANESCPQPQTSEHLAAVEIMRLQHIIILQNKVDLIQENVAINQHEAISKFIQGTVADGAPVVPISAQLKYNIDVVCEYIVKKIPIPERNFVSPPNMIVIRSFDVNKPGFEVDEIKGGVAGGSILRGVLKVNQFIEVRPGIVVKDESGNIRCTPIYSRIVSLYAEQNELQFAVPGGLIGVGTTMDPTLTRADRLVGQVLGEVGSLPEVFVELEVNFFLLRRLLGVRTKGSERQGKVSKLTKGEMLMLNIGSMSTGARVIAVKNDLAKLQLTSPVCTSKGEKIALSRRVEKHWRLIGWGQIQAGITLDVPPAPPLC, from the exons ATGTCGCGGAAGGGTTTGATGGAGCAAGACCTGAGTAAGTTGGATGTGACAAAGTTGCATCCACTTTCTCCAGAAGTCATATCTCGGCAAGCTACTATTAATATTG GCACTATTGGTCATGTGGCACATGGCAAGTCAACAGTTGTGAAAGCAATATCAGGTGTCCAG ACTGTGCGTTTCAAAAATGAGTTGGAGCGTAACATCACAATCAAGCTTGGCTATGCAAATGCAAAAATATACAAGTGTGAAGATGAACGGTGTCCAAGGCCTATGTGCTACAA GGCTTATGGAAGTGGGAAAGAAGATAGTCCTATGTGTGATGTGCCAGGGTTTGAAAACAGCAAGATGAAATTGCTGAGACATGTTTCTTTTGTGGATTGTCCG GGACATGATATTCTCATGGCTACTATGCTTAATGGAGCAGCAATCATGGATGGAGCTTTATTACTCATAGCTGCTAATGAAAGCTGTCCACAACCACAAACCTCTGAGCACTTAGCTGCTGTGGAAATTATGCGTCTACAGCATATAATTATCCTTCAGAATAAGGTTGACTTGATTCAAGAAAATGTGGCAATCAATCAGCATGAAGCAATTTCAAAGTTTATACAG GGAACTGTTGCCGATGGTGCACCAGTAGTACCCATTTCAGCACAGTTAAAGTATAATATTGATGTTGTGTGCGAGTATATTGTGAAGAAGATCCCAATCCCTGAGAGGAACTTTGTTTCTCCACCTAACATGATTGTAATCCGGTCATTTGATGTCAATAAACCTGGTTTTGAGGTTGATGAAATAAAAGGAGGTGTAGCTGGTGGAAGCATTTTGAGG GGTGTTTTGAAGGTGAACCAATTCATTGAAGTTCGACCTGGGATTGTTGTTAAAGATGAGAGTGGAAATATCCGATGCACACCAATATACTCAAGAATAGTTTCATTGTATGCTGAACAAAATGAGCTTCAATTTGCTGTACCTGGAGGCCTAATTGGTGTTGGGACAACAATGGATCCCACACTGACACGTGCTGATAGGTTGGTAGGTCAAGTTCTAGGAGAGGTCGGATCACTACCTGAGGTTTTTGTTGAATTGGAG GTAAACTTTTTCCTGCTTAGACGGCTTCTTGGGGTCCGAACAAAAGGGTCTGAGAGACAGGGGAAGGTATCAAAGCTGACGAAGGGAGAGATGCTAATGTTAAACATAGGATCAATGTCAACGGGGGCCAGAGTAATTGCTGTGAAAAATGACTTGGCAAAGTTGCAACTTACATCCCCTGTGTGCACTAGCAAGGGTGAGAAGATAGCACTTAGTCGACGTGTTGAGAAGCATTGGCGTCTTATTGGATGGGGCCAAATCCAAGCAGGAATCACCCTTGACGTCCCTCCTGCCCCCCCTCTCTGTTGA
- the LOC114184582 gene encoding uncharacterized protein LOC114184582 codes for MAESSGANDGGRPSRQSIPASGFSPFTSYILETPLPEKWKMPTFDKYDDTTNPDNHMRVFMHQMMFHAVSDPIWCRVFSTSLTGEALEWFSELSTGSIDSFATLKTRFSTQFAPLKPAILTVDNLVNIRQEDGESLRSYFDRYNRMSVKIKDLSDEIARHHFSYGLQPGVFADKITEKPKTMEEMRERAAKFIQMEDMQEFRVKKREKEDAALPKATAPRPSKPPARPSERKPPKFTTYTPLVVPRARILQKAFSADSLPAVRKKPPPPDADGSKHCQYHRTIGHTTEECHTLRDKIEELIRQGHLKKYIRQDRPPQSPVRNRSPVRRAPPARWEKRREPEPERRRRGPSRSDQSPRRSRSRSHDKPLRGYINTISGGFTGGGSSSAARKRHVRALKSVHLVEKKIRSMPPITFTDDDFKAPDPDHDDPMVISIEVAEYGIGKVLVNQGSSVNMHGTRRSTNRQAMLCRRVEDHSLQSSAETTPFGGSHDGLRPPNEHRGSVATRRRDQGDTDREPT; via the coding sequence ATGGCGGAGAGCTCGGGAGCAAACGATGGAGGCCGCCCATCGCGTCAATCGATCCCCGCGTCGGGATTCTCCCCCTTTACATCGTATATTTTGGAGACGCCGCTGCCGGAGAAGTGGAAAATGCCGACATTCGACAAATACGACGACACGACCAATCCAGACAATCACATGCGGGTTTTCATGCATCAGATGATGTTCCACGCGGTTAGCGACCCCATCTGGTGCCGTGTCTTCTCGACTTCTTTGACGGGGGAGGCTTTGGAATGGTTTTCCGAGCTGTCGACCGGCAGTATTGACTCTTTTGCCACTCTGAAGACAAGGTTCAGCACACAATTCGCGCCCCTGAAACCGGCCATTCTGACGGTCGACAACCTGGTGAACATCCGACAGGAAGATGGGGAATCGCTGAGGAGTTATTTCGATCGGTACAATCGGATGTCGGTCAAGATAAAGGATCTCAGTGACGAAATCGCTCGGCATCACTTCTCATATGGGCTCCAGCCGGGAGTTTTCGCGGACAAGATAACCGAGAAGCCGAAGACGATGGAAGAGATGAGGGAACGCGCGGCCAAGTTCATACAGATGGAAGATATGCAGGAGTTCCGGgtgaagaagagggagaaggagGACGCCGCACTCCCTAAGGCGACCGCGCCTCGGCCGAGCAAACCCCCAGCTCGGCCCAGCGAAAGGAAGCCACCGAAGTTCACAACGTACACTCCTCTGGTTGTTCCTCGGGCTAGGATTTTGCAAAAGGCCTTCAGCGCCGACTCGCTCCCCGCAGTAAGGAAGAAGCCCCCACCACCCGATGCCGACGGTAGTAAACACTGCCAGTACCATCGTACGATCGGGCACACCACCGAAGAGTGCCACACGCTCCGCGACAAAATAGAAGAGCTCATTCGGCAGGGGCACCTAAAGAAGTACATTCGACAAGATCGTCCTCCGCAAAGCCCGGTGAGGAACAGAAGCCCAGTAAGAAGAGCCCCCCCGGCCCGGTGGGAGAAGCGGAGAGAGCCCGAACCCGAGAGACGAAGGAGAGGACCGTCCCGGTCGGATCAGAGCCCAAGGAGGAGCCGCAGTCGGAGCCACGATAAACCCCTCAGGGGCTATATCAATACCATATCCGGAGGGTTCACCGGAGGAGGATCGAGCTCAGCAGCCCGAAAGAGGCATGTTCGAGCGCTAAAGTCGGTTCATCTGGTCGAGAAGAAGATCCGGTCGATGCCCCCCATCACGTTTACAGACGACGACTTCAAGGCGCCCGACCCCGATCATGATGACCCGATGGTCATCTCAATAGAGGTAGCCGAGTATGGGATCGGGAAGGTGTTGGTTAACCAGGGAAGCTCCGTCAATATGCACGGTACACGCAGATCAACAAATCGCCAGGCAATGCTATGCCGCAGGGTTGAGGATCACTCCTTACAGTCGTCCGCAGAAACAACACCGTTCGGAGGTAGCCATGACGGACTTAGACCCCCGAACGAACACCGAGGATCGGTTGCAACCAGAAGGAGAGACCAAGGAGATACCGATCGGGAGCCAACCTGA